The Akkermansiaceae bacterium genome segment GATGCCGCCCTCATCGCCTGCGCCAACCGGGTGGAGCATTACGAGATCGCCGCCTACGGGGTGGCCAAGGCATTCGCCGACGCGCTGGGCTATGATGAAGCGTTCAGGCTGCTGGGCGACACTCTCCAGGAGGAGGGAGACGCGGACAAGGTGCTGACAAAGATCGCCACCGGGGGGCTGTTCAGCCGCGGGGTCAACCAGGAAGCCATCCACTGAAATGATCGCCATCCCATTCCTGGCAGCCCCTACCTGCTGCGCCTGGCTTTTCAACCTGCCGGAGGATCCGAAGATCCCCCGCGATGAAACAAAGCCAACCCCGGATCATGAAGCTCCCGCCGCGCGCAGCACGGCGAGAAGAAGATAAGGAGCGGGCTTCAGGGTTCCCAATGCTCCATACCTAGCCACGCGCCAGCCCCGGGCCGGCAGCGTGGCCATCCATGCTTCCACCCTTCCGGCCTCTTCACTCCCGCCGTCGTGACCGGGATAGCACACGACGGACAGAACCCCACCGCCACGGATCAATCTGGCGGCGGCTTCCAGGGCTGTGAGCGTATCATCACCGGTCGCCACCGAGTGGTCCGCACCGGGCAGGTAACCGAGATTGAACATGATGGCCGCCACAGATCCTGCGTCCGCATGGTCCGCCATGGTGGAATGGGATTGGAGGAAAAATTCAACACGATCCGCATACCCTGCCTCCGTGATTCTCGCCCGTGACGAAACCACGGCCGCCTCCTGCACATCGAACGCAAGCACACGCCCTTCCGGCCCCACCGCCTCCGCGAGAAACAGGGTGTCATGCCCATTGCCCGCGGTGGCATCGATGGCGATATCACCAGCGGAAATGATCCCGCGGAGGATCTGCTGCGCGAGATCGGTTGGTCGTGGCGGCAAATGGGACATCACCGGCCCATCCTTCATTCCGGAAGGGTGACTTGCAACCGGAAGAAGCGGGGCACTTTCCAAGCCCGAACTCCTATTGCTTCCTCCCGCCGATCCACACTGCCTCGATCTTCTCCGTGTTCCGGATGTCCACCGTGGGATCGCCGCCGAGGATGAGGAAATCCGCCTGCTTGCCGGCCTCCAGGGTGCCCGTGCGGGCTTCATCGCCGATGATCTCCGCGCTGTTGCCGGTGGCGATGCGGATGACCTCCGCAGGAGCCAGTCCGGCGGCGACGAGGAGCTGGAGTTCGCGGTGTTCGCCGAAGCCCTGGACGCGCAACGGCTGTGCGCCGGAATCGGTCCCAAGCCCCACCTTGATGCCCGCCTCATGCAGGCGCTTCACGTTTTCCATGGCGCGGCCCAAGGTTTCCCTCGCACCGGGCCGTTCCTTGAAGGAGGCGAACATCTCCTCCACACCCGGTTCCAGCGCGTTGCGGAAAAACTCCGTCTCCATCCACTCCGGCTTGTCCGCATAGATGAAAAACGCCTCGTCCAGGAACAGGGTGGGTATGTAGGTGGTGCCACGCTGTTTCATCGCCGTGATGATCTCCTCATCCACCACCTTGTCCCGGATGCTGTGGGCGAGGATATCGACCCCTTCGGCCACCAGTTCCTTCGCGTCCGCCAGGTAATAGACATGAGCCGCCACCTTGATGCCGTGGCGGTGGGCTTCGTCGATGATCGCACGGCGCACCTCACGGGTCATGCGGACCGGGAGGTTCCCGCCCGCGTCATCGATCCAGATCTTGACGAAATCCGGCTTGAGCC includes the following:
- a CDS encoding methyltransferase domain-containing protein; the encoded protein is MPPRPTDLAQQILRGIISAGDIAIDATAGNGHDTLFLAEAVGPEGRVLAFDVQEAAVVSSRARITEAGYADRVEFFLQSHSTMADHADAGSVAAIMFNLGYLPGADHSVATGDDTLTALEAAARLIRGGGVLSVVCYPGHDGGSEEAGRVEAWMATLPARGWRVARYGALGTLKPAPYLLLAVLRAAGAS
- a CDS encoding amidohydrolase family protein is translated as MNRYPFILICIAFVIAGVVISMQFKQASGEGAIAFRNVRLVDGTDNPPVEDGVLVIRDGKIIAVGAGVAIPGKAEVIDVEGKTIMPALIAAHSHLGVLKGTKPDSANVTEENVLRQLGVYGRYGIGTVVSLGADGEFIYKLREARRGKPSDGPAVLTAGLGFGAAGGVPPMGSGLERVHRPATADEARKQVAALARLKPDFVKIWIDDAGGNLPVRMTREVRRAIIDEAHRHGIKVAAHVYYLADAKELVAEGVDILAHSIRDKVVDEEIITAMKQRGTTYIPTLFLDEAFFIYADKPEWMETEFFRNALEPGVEEMFASFKERPGARETLGRAMENVKRLHEAGIKVGLGTDSGAQPLRVQGFGEHRELQLLVAAGLAPAEVIRIATGNSAEIIGDEARTGTLEAGKQADFLILGGDPTVDIRNTEKIEAVWIGGRKQ